Proteins encoded by one window of Arabidopsis thaliana chromosome 2, partial sequence:
- the SCPL13 gene encoding serine carboxypeptidase-like 13 (serine carboxypeptidase-like 13 (SCPL13); FUNCTIONS IN: serine-type carboxypeptidase activity; INVOLVED IN: proteolysis; LOCATED IN: endomembrane system; EXPRESSED IN: 23 plant structures; EXPRESSED DURING: 13 growth stages; CONTAINS InterPro DOMAIN/s: Peptidase S10, serine carboxypeptidase (InterPro:IPR001563); BEST Arabidopsis thaliana protein match is: serine carboxypeptidase-like 11 (TAIR:AT2G22970.3); Has 35333 Blast hits to 34131 proteins in 2444 species: Archae - 798; Bacteria - 22429; Metazoa - 974; Fungi - 991; Plants - 531; Viruses - 0; Other Eukaryotes - 9610 (source: NCBI BLink).), translating into MSLTLEFLLLLIVLILSHHAHSGSIVKFLPGFEGPLPFELETGYIGIGEEEEVQLFYYFIKSEKNPEEDPLLLWLSGGPGCSSLTGLLFENGPVALKFEVYNGSVPSLVSTTYSWTKMANIIFLDQPVGSGFSYSRTPLVDKISDTGEVKRIYEFLQKWLSKHQQFFSNPFYVGGDSYSGMIVPPLVQEIGKGNYQINLQGYILGNPITDTESEQNYQIPYAHGMALISDELYKSMERICKGNYVKVDSLNTKCYKLIKDYQKCIHKLNKYHILLPDCDITSPDCFLYRYTLITFWANNKSVREALQVNKGSIGKWVQCNYKNISYNYDIKSSVAYHMKNSIDGYRSLIYNGDHDMMVPFLATQAWIRSLNYSITDDWKPWMINDQIAGYTRSYSNKMTFATIKASLLVST; encoded by the exons ATGAGCTTGACACTAGagtttctgcttcttctgatTGTACTTATCTTGAGTCACCATGCTCATTCTGGCTCTATTGTCAAATTCCTTCCTGGTTTTGAAGGCCCCCTTCCTTTTGAACTCGAAACCGG GTACATTGGTATtggtgaggaagaggaagtgcAATTATTCTACTATTTCATCAAATCTGAGAAGAATCCAGAAGAAGACCCTCTTCTTCTATGGTTAAGTGGAGGACCTGGATGTTCCTCTCTTACTGGCCTTCTTTTTGAGAATG GACCGGTGGCTTTGAAGTTCGAGGTTTACAATGGAAGTGTTCCATCTTTGGTCTCTACTACATATTCATGGACAAAG ATGGCGAACATAATATTCTTGGATCAGCCAGTTGGATCTGGCTTCTCCTATTCAAGAACTCCACTTGTTGATAAAATTAGTGACACTGGTGAAGTTAAGAGGATTTATGAGTTTCTTCAAAAG TGGTTAAGCAAacatcaacaatttttttccaaccCTTTTTACGTTGGTGGAGATTCTTATTCAGGTATGATTGTTCCACCCCTAGTTCAAGAAATCGGAAAAG gaaattatcaaataaatctACAG ggttatatccTCGGAAACCCGATAACAGATACTGAATCTGAACAAAACTATCAGATTCCATATGCTCATGGAATGGCATTAATCTCTGATGAACTATACAAG TCAATGGAGAGAATCTGCAAAGGAAATTATGTGAAAGTGGATTCACTTAACACAAAATGCTATAAACTAATCAAAGATTATCAAAAG TGTATTCATAAACTGAATAAGtatcatatattattaccTGACTGCGATATAACATCTCCTGATTGCTTT TTATATAGGTATACTCTCATAACCTTTTGGGCCAACAACAAGAGCGTTCGCGAAGCTCTGCAAGTCAATAAG GGAAGTATAGGAAAATGGGTACAATGTaactataaaaatatttcctACAATTACGATATCAAGAGCAGCGTCGCATACCATATGAAGAATAGTATTGATGGCTACCGATCTCTTATCTACAA TGGTGACCATGATATGATGGTGCCTTTCCTTGCAACTCAAGCCTGGATAAGATCTCTCAATTATTCCATCACTGATGATTGGAAGCCTTGGATGATAAACGATCAAATTGCtgg ATACACGAGAAGTTATTCCAATAAGATGACATTTGCTACTATCAAAGCAAGTCTTCTTGTGTCAACTTAA
- the SCPL13 gene encoding serine carboxypeptidase-like 13 (serine carboxypeptidase-like 13 (SCPL13); FUNCTIONS IN: serine-type carboxypeptidase activity; INVOLVED IN: proteolysis; LOCATED IN: endomembrane system; EXPRESSED IN: 23 plant structures; EXPRESSED DURING: 13 growth stages; CONTAINS InterPro DOMAIN/s: Peptidase S10, serine carboxypeptidase (InterPro:IPR001563); BEST Arabidopsis thaliana protein match is: serine carboxypeptidase-like 11 (TAIR:AT2G22970.1); Has 4004 Blast hits to 3927 proteins in 473 species: Archae - 0; Bacteria - 512; Metazoa - 640; Fungi - 845; Plants - 1555; Viruses - 0; Other Eukaryotes - 452 (source: NCBI BLink).), with protein MSLTLEFLLLLIVLILSHHAHSGSIVKFLPGFEGPLPFELETGYIGIGEEEEVQLFYYFIKSEKNPEEDPLLLWLSGGPGCSSLTGLLFENGPVALKFEVYNGSVPSLVSTTYSWTKMANIIFLDQPVGSGFSYSRTPLVDKISDTGEVKRIYEFLQKWLSKHQQFFSNPFYVGGDSYSGMIVPPLVQEIGKGNYQINLQGYILGNPITDTESEQNYQIPYAHGMALISDELYKSMERICKGNYVKVDSLNTKCYKLIKDYQKCIHKLNKYHILLPDCDITSPDCFLYRYTLITFWANNKSVREALQVNKGSIGKWVQCNYKNISYNYDIKSSVAYHMKNSIDGYRSLIYNGDHDMMVPFLATQAWIRSLNYSITDDWKPWMINDQIAGYTRSYSNKMTFATIKGSGHTAEYKPKETSIMFKRWISAQPL; from the exons ATGAGCTTGACACTAGagtttctgcttcttctgatTGTACTTATCTTGAGTCACCATGCTCATTCTGGCTCTATTGTCAAATTCCTTCCTGGTTTTGAAGGCCCCCTTCCTTTTGAACTCGAAACCGG GTACATTGGTATtggtgaggaagaggaagtgcAATTATTCTACTATTTCATCAAATCTGAGAAGAATCCAGAAGAAGACCCTCTTCTTCTATGGTTAAGTGGAGGACCTGGATGTTCCTCTCTTACTGGCCTTCTTTTTGAGAATG GACCGGTGGCTTTGAAGTTCGAGGTTTACAATGGAAGTGTTCCATCTTTGGTCTCTACTACATATTCATGGACAAAG ATGGCGAACATAATATTCTTGGATCAGCCAGTTGGATCTGGCTTCTCCTATTCAAGAACTCCACTTGTTGATAAAATTAGTGACACTGGTGAAGTTAAGAGGATTTATGAGTTTCTTCAAAAG TGGTTAAGCAAacatcaacaatttttttccaaccCTTTTTACGTTGGTGGAGATTCTTATTCAGGTATGATTGTTCCACCCCTAGTTCAAGAAATCGGAAAAG gaaattatcaaataaatctACAG ggttatatccTCGGAAACCCGATAACAGATACTGAATCTGAACAAAACTATCAGATTCCATATGCTCATGGAATGGCATTAATCTCTGATGAACTATACAAG TCAATGGAGAGAATCTGCAAAGGAAATTATGTGAAAGTGGATTCACTTAACACAAAATGCTATAAACTAATCAAAGATTATCAAAAG TGTATTCATAAACTGAATAAGtatcatatattattaccTGACTGCGATATAACATCTCCTGATTGCTTT TTATATAGGTATACTCTCATAACCTTTTGGGCCAACAACAAGAGCGTTCGCGAAGCTCTGCAAGTCAATAAG GGAAGTATAGGAAAATGGGTACAATGTaactataaaaatatttcctACAATTACGATATCAAGAGCAGCGTCGCATACCATATGAAGAATAGTATTGATGGCTACCGATCTCTTATCTACAA TGGTGACCATGATATGATGGTGCCTTTCCTTGCAACTCAAGCCTGGATAAGATCTCTCAATTATTCCATCACTGATGATTGGAAGCCTTGGATGATAAACGATCAAATTGCtgg ATACACGAGAAGTTATTCCAATAAGATGACATTTGCTACTATCAAA ggaAGTGGACACACAGCAGAGTATAAACCAAAAGAGACCTCTATCATGTTCAAAAGATGGATCAGTGCCCAGCCTTTGTAA
- the SCPL13 gene encoding serine carboxypeptidase-like 13 (serine carboxypeptidase-like 13 (SCPL13); FUNCTIONS IN: serine-type carboxypeptidase activity; INVOLVED IN: proteolysis; LOCATED IN: endomembrane system; EXPRESSED IN: 23 plant structures; EXPRESSED DURING: 13 growth stages; CONTAINS InterPro DOMAIN/s: Peptidase S10, serine carboxypeptidase (InterPro:IPR001563); BEST Arabidopsis thaliana protein match is: serine carboxypeptidase-like 11 (TAIR:AT2G22970.1); Has 3923 Blast hits to 3846 proteins in 444 species: Archae - 0; Bacteria - 407; Metazoa - 639; Fungi - 820; Plants - 1542; Viruses - 0; Other Eukaryotes - 515 (source: NCBI BLink).), protein MSLTLEFLLLLIVLILSHHAHSGSIVKFLPGFEGPLPFELETGYIGIGEEEEVQLFYYFIKSEKNPEEDPLLLWLSGGPGCSSLTGLLFENGPVALKFEVYNGSVPSLVSTTYSWTKVKMANIIFLDQPVGSGFSYSRTPLVDKISDTGEVKRIYEFLQKWLSKHQQFFSNPFYVGGDSYSGMIVPPLVQEIGKGNYQINLQGYILGNPITDTESEQNYQIPYAHGMALISDELYKSMERICKGNYVKVDSLNTKCYKLIKDYQKCIHKLNKYHILLPDCDITSPDCFLYRYTLITFWANNKSVREALQVNKGSIGKWVQCNYKNISYNYDIKSSVAYHMKNSIDGYRSLIYK, encoded by the exons ATGAGCTTGACACTAGagtttctgcttcttctgatTGTACTTATCTTGAGTCACCATGCTCATTCTGGCTCTATTGTCAAATTCCTTCCTGGTTTTGAAGGCCCCCTTCCTTTTGAACTCGAAACCGG GTACATTGGTATtggtgaggaagaggaagtgcAATTATTCTACTATTTCATCAAATCTGAGAAGAATCCAGAAGAAGACCCTCTTCTTCTATGGTTAAGTGGAGGACCTGGATGTTCCTCTCTTACTGGCCTTCTTTTTGAGAATG GACCGGTGGCTTTGAAGTTCGAGGTTTACAATGGAAGTGTTCCATCTTTGGTCTCTACTACATATTCATGGACAAAGGTAAAA ATGGCGAACATAATATTCTTGGATCAGCCAGTTGGATCTGGCTTCTCCTATTCAAGAACTCCACTTGTTGATAAAATTAGTGACACTGGTGAAGTTAAGAGGATTTATGAGTTTCTTCAAAAG TGGTTAAGCAAacatcaacaatttttttccaaccCTTTTTACGTTGGTGGAGATTCTTATTCAGGTATGATTGTTCCACCCCTAGTTCAAGAAATCGGAAAAG gaaattatcaaataaatctACAG ggttatatccTCGGAAACCCGATAACAGATACTGAATCTGAACAAAACTATCAGATTCCATATGCTCATGGAATGGCATTAATCTCTGATGAACTATACAAG TCAATGGAGAGAATCTGCAAAGGAAATTATGTGAAAGTGGATTCACTTAACACAAAATGCTATAAACTAATCAAAGATTATCAAAAG TGTATTCATAAACTGAATAAGtatcatatattattaccTGACTGCGATATAACATCTCCTGATTGCTTT TTATATAGGTATACTCTCATAACCTTTTGGGCCAACAACAAGAGCGTTCGCGAAGCTCTGCAAGTCAATAAG GGAAGTATAGGAAAATGGGTACAATGTaactataaaaatatttcctACAATTACGATATCAAGAGCAGCGTCGCATACCATATGAAGAATAGTATTGATGGCTACCGATCTCTTATCTACAAGTAA
- the SCPL13 gene encoding serine carboxypeptidase-like 13 (serine carboxypeptidase-like 13 (SCPL13); FUNCTIONS IN: serine-type carboxypeptidase activity; INVOLVED IN: proteolysis; LOCATED IN: endomembrane system; EXPRESSED IN: 23 plant structures; EXPRESSED DURING: 13 growth stages; CONTAINS InterPro DOMAIN/s: Peptidase S10, serine carboxypeptidase (InterPro:IPR001563); BEST Arabidopsis thaliana protein match is: serine carboxypeptidase-like 11 (TAIR:AT2G22970.3); Has 4003 Blast hits to 3936 proteins in 468 species: Archae - 0; Bacteria - 512; Metazoa - 625; Fungi - 814; Plants - 1533; Viruses - 0; Other Eukaryotes - 519 (source: NCBI BLink).), which yields MSLTLEFLLLLIVLILSHHAHSGSIVKFLPGFEGPLPFELETGYIGIGEEEEVQLFYYFIKSEKNPEEDPLLLWLSGGPGCSSLTGLLFENGPVALKFEVYNGSVPSLVSTTYSWTKMANIIFLDQPVGSGFSYSRTPLVDKISDTGEVKRIYEFLQKWLSKHQQFFSNPFYVGGDSYSGMIVPPLVQEIGKGNYQINLQGYILGNPITDTESEQNYQIPYAHGMALISDELYKSMERICKGNYVKVDSLNTKCYKLIKDYQKCIHKLNKYHILLPDCDITSPDCFLYRYTLITFWANNKSVREALQVNKGSIGKWVQCNYKNISYNYDIKSSVAYHMKNSIDGYRSLIYNGDHDMMVPFLATQAWIRSLNYSITDDWKPWMINDQIAGYTRSYSNKMTFATIKAMDTQQSINQKRPLSCSKDGSVPSLCKRG from the exons ATGAGCTTGACACTAGagtttctgcttcttctgatTGTACTTATCTTGAGTCACCATGCTCATTCTGGCTCTATTGTCAAATTCCTTCCTGGTTTTGAAGGCCCCCTTCCTTTTGAACTCGAAACCGG GTACATTGGTATtggtgaggaagaggaagtgcAATTATTCTACTATTTCATCAAATCTGAGAAGAATCCAGAAGAAGACCCTCTTCTTCTATGGTTAAGTGGAGGACCTGGATGTTCCTCTCTTACTGGCCTTCTTTTTGAGAATG GACCGGTGGCTTTGAAGTTCGAGGTTTACAATGGAAGTGTTCCATCTTTGGTCTCTACTACATATTCATGGACAAAG ATGGCGAACATAATATTCTTGGATCAGCCAGTTGGATCTGGCTTCTCCTATTCAAGAACTCCACTTGTTGATAAAATTAGTGACACTGGTGAAGTTAAGAGGATTTATGAGTTTCTTCAAAAG TGGTTAAGCAAacatcaacaatttttttccaaccCTTTTTACGTTGGTGGAGATTCTTATTCAGGTATGATTGTTCCACCCCTAGTTCAAGAAATCGGAAAAG gaaattatcaaataaatctACAG ggttatatccTCGGAAACCCGATAACAGATACTGAATCTGAACAAAACTATCAGATTCCATATGCTCATGGAATGGCATTAATCTCTGATGAACTATACAAG TCAATGGAGAGAATCTGCAAAGGAAATTATGTGAAAGTGGATTCACTTAACACAAAATGCTATAAACTAATCAAAGATTATCAAAAG TGTATTCATAAACTGAATAAGtatcatatattattaccTGACTGCGATATAACATCTCCTGATTGCTTT TTATATAGGTATACTCTCATAACCTTTTGGGCCAACAACAAGAGCGTTCGCGAAGCTCTGCAAGTCAATAAG GGAAGTATAGGAAAATGGGTACAATGTaactataaaaatatttcctACAATTACGATATCAAGAGCAGCGTCGCATACCATATGAAGAATAGTATTGATGGCTACCGATCTCTTATCTACAA TGGTGACCATGATATGATGGTGCCTTTCCTTGCAACTCAAGCCTGGATAAGATCTCTCAATTATTCCATCACTGATGATTGGAAGCCTTGGATGATAAACGATCAAATTGCtgg ATACACGAGAAGTTATTCCAATAAGATGACATTTGCTACTATCAAAGCAA TGGACACACAGCAGAGTATAAACCAAAAGAGACCTCTATCATGTTCAAAAGATGGATCAGTGCCCAGCCTTTGTAAAAGAGGATGA
- the SCPL13 gene encoding serine carboxypeptidase-like 13 — translation MANIIFLDQPVGSGFSYSRTPLVDKISDTGEVKRIYEFLQKWLSKHQQFFSNPFYVGGDSYSGMIVPPLVQEIGKGNYQINLQGYILGNPITDTESEQNYQIPYAHGMALISDELYKSMERICKGNYVKVDSLNTKCYKLIKDYQKCIHKLNKYHILLPDCDITSPDCFLYRYTLITFWANNKSVREALQVNKGSIGKWVQCNYKNISYNYDIKSSVAYHMKNSIDGYRSLIYNGDHDMMVPFLATQAWIRSLNYSITDDWKPWMINDQIAGYTRSYSNKMTFATIKASLLVST, via the exons ATGGCGAACATAATATTCTTGGATCAGCCAGTTGGATCTGGCTTCTCCTATTCAAGAACTCCACTTGTTGATAAAATTAGTGACACTGGTGAAGTTAAGAGGATTTATGAGTTTCTTCAAAAG TGGTTAAGCAAacatcaacaatttttttccaaccCTTTTTACGTTGGTGGAGATTCTTATTCAGGTATGATTGTTCCACCCCTAGTTCAAGAAATCGGAAAAG gaaattatcaaataaatctACAG ggttatatccTCGGAAACCCGATAACAGATACTGAATCTGAACAAAACTATCAGATTCCATATGCTCATGGAATGGCATTAATCTCTGATGAACTATACAAG TCAATGGAGAGAATCTGCAAAGGAAATTATGTGAAAGTGGATTCACTTAACACAAAATGCTATAAACTAATCAAAGATTATCAAAAG TGTATTCATAAACTGAATAAGtatcatatattattaccTGACTGCGATATAACATCTCCTGATTGCTTT TTATATAGGTATACTCTCATAACCTTTTGGGCCAACAACAAGAGCGTTCGCGAAGCTCTGCAAGTCAATAAG GGAAGTATAGGAAAATGGGTACAATGTaactataaaaatatttcctACAATTACGATATCAAGAGCAGCGTCGCATACCATATGAAGAATAGTATTGATGGCTACCGATCTCTTATCTACAA TGGTGACCATGATATGATGGTGCCTTTCCTTGCAACTCAAGCCTGGATAAGATCTCTCAATTATTCCATCACTGATGATTGGAAGCCTTGGATGATAAACGATCAAATTGCtgg ATACACGAGAAGTTATTCCAATAAGATGACATTTGCTACTATCAAAGCAAGTCTTCTTGTGTCAACTTAA